A genome region from Nocardia sp. NBC_00565 includes the following:
- a CDS encoding Ms4527A family Cys-rich leader peptide, with the protein MRGSGVRLVARRHVDYKRVCSACCLPGSHR; encoded by the coding sequence ATGCGCGGATCTGGAGTACGACTGGTGGCACGTCGCCACGTCGACTACAAGCGCGTCTGTAGCGCCTGCTGTCTGCCCGGTTCCCACCGGTAG
- a CDS encoding alpha/beta fold hydrolase, with amino-acid sequence MTITRSLRATLAALILAFTPVLVAAPATAAPLPTIVLVHGAFADATSWNGVAAVLREHGYQVVTPDNPLRGPANDAAAVQRTLDTISGPVVLVGHSYGGAVISNVHDPKVESLVYIAAFAPVQGEPAQLLLDPVRFPGSQLLPPVLQIRLVDDPDGLAGKNVDGYVAPEYFNDVFAQDVGPDTAADMIAHQRSIAVIANLELSGPPSWSSTPSWFLVSDADRIIPPASQRFMANRMGAQTSEIDSSHASLVSHPTEVAAVVESAASR; translated from the coding sequence GTGACCATCACCCGTAGCCTGCGCGCGACACTCGCGGCGCTGATCCTCGCATTCACACCCGTCCTGGTGGCCGCACCCGCGACCGCCGCCCCGCTCCCGACGATCGTGCTGGTGCACGGCGCCTTCGCCGACGCCACGAGCTGGAACGGCGTCGCCGCAGTGCTGCGCGAACACGGCTATCAGGTGGTGACACCGGATAATCCGCTGCGCGGCCCCGCTAACGACGCGGCCGCCGTGCAGCGGACCCTGGACACCATCTCCGGACCCGTCGTGCTGGTCGGACATTCCTACGGCGGAGCCGTGATCAGCAACGTGCACGACCCGAAGGTCGAATCCCTGGTCTACATCGCGGCTTTCGCGCCGGTGCAGGGCGAGCCCGCACAGCTGCTGCTGGATCCCGTCCGCTTCCCAGGTAGCCAGCTGCTGCCGCCGGTCCTGCAGATCCGCCTCGTCGACGACCCGGACGGCCTCGCGGGCAAGAACGTCGACGGCTATGTCGCACCGGAGTACTTCAACGACGTTTTCGCCCAGGACGTCGGCCCCGACACCGCCGCCGATATGATCGCCCACCAGCGCTCCATCGCGGTGATCGCCAACCTCGAACTCTCGGGCCCGCCGTCCTGGTCATCGACACCCAGTTGGTTCCTCGTATCGGACGCCGATCGCATCATTCCCCCTGCGTCCCAACGCTTCATGGCCAACCGCATGGGCGCACAAACCAGCGAAATCGACTCCTCGCACGCGTCGCTGGTCTCCCACCCCACCGAGGTCGCCGCTGTAGTCGAATCCGCCGCGAGCCGCTGA
- a CDS encoding nitrite/sulfite reductase: MTSSTDAGPTDQSGPESRPGHHVRPDRPASERRVRPDRPRPEASSAGPRARTGKPVRRKAEGQWALGYREPLNPNEQSKKDDNPLNVRARIENIYSKQGFDSIDKGDLRGRFRWWGLYTQREQGYDGSWTGDENIDILEAKYFMMRIRCDAGALDVAQLRTLGQISTEFARDTADLSDRENVQYHWIEVENVPEIWKRIESVGLKTTEACGDCPRVVLGSPLAGESLTEIIDPTPAIDEIVRRYIGKKEYSNLPRKFKTAISGQQDVVHEINDVAFVGVNHPEHGPGLDLWVGGGLSTNPMLAQRVGVWVPLDEVPDVWEAVVSVFRDYGYRRLRTKARLKFLIKDWGIEKFRQVLEDEYLKRKLIDGPAPEQPTKPIDHVGVQKLRNGLNAVGFSPIAGRVSGTVLTKVAEAAEKVGSDRIRFTPYQKLIILDVADDKVDQLINELEPLGLQARPSLWRRNLMACSGIEFCKLSFAETRKRSQALVPELEERLADLNAQLDVPVTININGCPNSCARAQIADIGFKGQLVDDGSGNHVEGFQVHLGGSLGFDSAFGRKLRQHKVTTDELGDYIERVVRNFIKHREDGERFAQWTVRADEADLR; this comes from the coding sequence ATGACGTCGAGTACCGACGCCGGTCCGACCGATCAGTCCGGCCCCGAATCTCGGCCAGGCCACCATGTGCGCCCCGACCGCCCGGCCTCCGAGCGACGCGTCCGCCCGGACCGTCCCCGCCCCGAGGCGTCGTCCGCCGGCCCGCGTGCCCGCACCGGTAAGCCGGTGCGCCGCAAGGCCGAGGGCCAGTGGGCGCTCGGCTACCGCGAACCGCTGAACCCGAACGAGCAGTCCAAGAAGGACGACAACCCGCTCAACGTCCGGGCCCGCATCGAGAACATCTACTCCAAGCAGGGCTTCGACAGCATCGACAAGGGCGATCTGCGCGGCCGGTTCCGCTGGTGGGGTCTCTACACCCAGCGCGAACAGGGCTACGACGGCAGCTGGACCGGCGACGAGAACATCGACATTCTCGAGGCCAAATACTTCATGATGCGGATCCGCTGCGACGCCGGCGCGCTCGATGTCGCGCAGCTGCGCACGCTCGGCCAGATCTCCACCGAGTTCGCCCGCGATACCGCCGACCTCTCCGACCGCGAGAACGTCCAGTACCACTGGATCGAGGTGGAGAACGTCCCCGAGATCTGGAAGCGGATCGAATCGGTGGGTCTCAAGACCACCGAGGCGTGCGGCGACTGCCCGCGCGTGGTCCTCGGCTCGCCGCTGGCCGGCGAATCGCTCACCGAGATCATCGACCCGACACCGGCGATCGATGAGATCGTGCGCCGCTACATCGGCAAGAAGGAGTACTCCAACCTGCCGCGCAAGTTCAAGACCGCGATCTCGGGCCAGCAGGATGTGGTGCACGAGATCAACGATGTCGCGTTCGTCGGGGTGAATCATCCGGAGCACGGTCCCGGTCTGGACCTGTGGGTCGGCGGCGGTCTGTCGACGAATCCGATGCTGGCCCAGCGCGTCGGCGTGTGGGTGCCACTGGACGAGGTCCCCGATGTGTGGGAGGCCGTGGTCTCGGTGTTCCGCGATTACGGCTACCGCCGCCTGCGCACCAAGGCGCGGCTGAAGTTCCTGATCAAGGACTGGGGCATCGAGAAGTTCCGTCAGGTGCTCGAGGACGAATACCTGAAGCGCAAGCTGATCGACGGCCCCGCGCCGGAGCAGCCGACGAAGCCGATCGATCACGTCGGCGTGCAGAAGCTGCGCAACGGACTCAACGCGGTCGGCTTCTCCCCCATCGCTGGCCGGGTATCGGGCACGGTGCTGACCAAGGTCGCCGAGGCGGCCGAGAAGGTCGGCTCCGATCGGATCCGGTTCACCCCCTACCAGAAGTTGATCATCCTCGATGTCGCCGACGACAAGGTCGATCAGCTGATCAATGAGCTGGAACCCCTTGGCCTGCAGGCCCGTCCGTCGCTGTGGCGGCGGAATCTGATGGCCTGCTCCGGCATCGAGTTCTGCAAGCTCTCCTTCGCCGAGACCCGCAAGCGGTCCCAAGCGTTGGTGCCCGAGCTCGAGGAGCGGCTCGCGGATCTCAATGCGCAGCTGGATGTTCCGGTGACGATCAATATCAACGGCTGCCCGAACTCGTGCGCGCGTGCGCAGATCGCCGATATCGGGTTCAAGGGGCAGCTGGTCGACGACGGCTCCGGGAATCACGTCGAGGGTTTCCAGGTTCACCTGGGTGGCAGCCTCGGCTTCGACAGCGCCTTCGGTCGCAAACTGCGCCAGCACAAGGTGACCACTGACGAGCTCGGTGACTACATCGAGCGGGTGGTGCGCAACTTCATCAAGCACCGCGAGGACGGCGAGCGGTTCGCCCAATGGACCGTTCGTGCCGACGAGGCCGACCTACGGTGA
- a CDS encoding metal-dependent hydrolase codes for MTDLQVRKMRFAFADYDVPFLWNEENPAFSSMANAVSFLAIGFEKMIVNMIREAMPRITDPAVAEEADAFVRQEGQHSTAHRQHVNGLIRNYPGLQETLNEVIGEFDRLTTDTSLDYRLAYTADLEATFTPVFKLMLDNDSTLFRPGDDRVASLFIWHFVEEVEHRSSALIIFDSIVGSDAYRMRMAPSIFRHVMKVIKVACEGFNKHVPQEDRQIDALSMFAMHRGKQKLRTWLRLPVADNGPMPRAFDDLRLGAQLIALVGVIRSQMPKHNPDHEKLPALAGVWFERYDAGYDVTRWYTADTVAAQQGD; via the coding sequence GTGACCGATCTACAGGTCCGAAAAATGCGATTCGCATTCGCGGACTACGACGTACCGTTCCTGTGGAACGAAGAGAATCCGGCCTTCTCGTCGATGGCCAACGCGGTGTCCTTCCTGGCGATCGGCTTCGAGAAGATGATCGTCAATATGATTCGCGAGGCCATGCCCCGGATTACCGATCCCGCGGTCGCGGAGGAAGCCGACGCGTTCGTGCGTCAGGAGGGGCAGCACTCGACCGCCCACCGCCAGCACGTCAACGGTCTGATCAGGAACTACCCAGGGCTCCAGGAGACCCTCAACGAGGTGATCGGGGAATTCGACCGCCTCACCACGGACACCTCCCTCGACTATCGGCTCGCCTACACCGCTGACCTGGAGGCGACCTTCACCCCGGTGTTCAAACTGATGCTCGACAACGATTCGACCCTCTTCCGCCCGGGAGACGACCGGGTCGCGTCGCTGTTCATCTGGCATTTCGTCGAGGAAGTCGAACATCGAAGTTCCGCGCTGATCATCTTCGATTCGATTGTCGGCAGCGACGCCTACCGGATGCGCATGGCCCCGTCGATCTTCCGGCACGTCATGAAGGTCATCAAAGTCGCCTGCGAAGGCTTCAATAAGCATGTCCCGCAGGAGGATCGGCAGATCGACGCACTGTCGATGTTCGCGATGCACCGGGGTAAGCAGAAACTGCGCACGTGGTTGCGGCTGCCGGTGGCCGACAACGGCCCGATGCCCCGCGCGTTCGACGATCTACGACTCGGCGCACAACTCATCGCACTGGTGGGCGTCATCCGCAGTCAAATGCCCAAGCACAACCCGGACCACGAGAAGCTGCCCGCACTCGCCGGTGTGTGGTTCGAGCGCTACGACGCCGGTTACGACGTCACGCGCTGGTACACCGCCGATACGGTCGCCGCGCAGCAGGGGGACTGA
- the cysD gene encoding sulfate adenylyltransferase subunit CysD — protein sequence MTETTVSELVNESSNTAERSLGISDFDTLAALESESIHIFREVAGEFERPVILFSGGKDSTVLLHLALKAFWPAPLPFALLHVDTGHNLPEVLAFRDKVVDKYGLRLHVAKVEDYLADGRLTERPDGIRNPLQTVPLLDAITEHRFDAVFGGGRRDEERSRAKERIFSLRNAFGQWDPKRQRPELWNLYNGKHAPGEHVRVFPLSNWTELDIWRYIAREDVDLASIYYSHQRPVYQRDGMWMTPGVWGGPGQGEVLETRSVRYRTVGDGSSTGAILSDAADNEAILAEVAASRLTERGATRGDDRVSEAAMEDRKREGYF from the coding sequence ATGACCGAAACCACCGTGAGTGAGCTTGTGAACGAATCCTCGAACACAGCCGAACGTTCCCTTGGCATCAGCGATTTCGACACCCTCGCGGCGCTCGAATCGGAGTCGATCCACATCTTCCGTGAGGTGGCGGGCGAATTCGAGCGGCCGGTGATCCTGTTCTCCGGCGGCAAGGACTCCACGGTGCTGCTGCACTTGGCGCTCAAGGCCTTCTGGCCCGCGCCGCTGCCCTTCGCGCTGCTGCACGTCGACACCGGGCACAACCTGCCCGAGGTGCTGGCATTCCGCGACAAGGTGGTCGACAAGTACGGCCTGCGACTGCATGTCGCGAAGGTCGAGGACTACCTGGCCGACGGTCGCCTCACCGAACGCCCGGACGGTATCCGCAATCCGCTGCAGACCGTGCCACTGCTGGACGCCATCACCGAGCACCGCTTCGACGCGGTCTTCGGCGGCGGCCGCCGCGACGAGGAGCGTTCGCGCGCCAAGGAGCGGATCTTCTCGCTGCGCAACGCCTTCGGGCAGTGGGATCCGAAGCGGCAGCGGCCCGAACTGTGGAACCTGTACAACGGCAAGCACGCTCCCGGCGAGCACGTCCGGGTGTTTCCGCTGAGCAACTGGACCGAGCTAGATATCTGGCGCTACATCGCCCGCGAGGATGTCGACCTGGCGAGCATCTACTACTCGCACCAACGTCCGGTGTATCAGCGCGACGGCATGTGGATGACGCCGGGCGTATGGGGCGGCCCGGGCCAGGGTGAGGTGCTGGAAACCCGCTCGGTGCGCTACCGCACCGTCGGCGACGGTTCCTCCACCGGCGCGATTCTTTCCGACGCGGCCGATAACGAGGCGATCCTCGCCGAGGTGGCCGCGTCCCGTTTGACCGAACGCGGTGCTACTCGCGGCGACGACCGAGTGTCGGAAGCCGCGATGGAAGACCGTAAACGAGAGGGATATTTCTGA
- a CDS encoding helix-turn-helix domain-containing protein, whose amino-acid sequence MPDIHLIRAPEQVRTAPAPMLAIAGQATAAISRTANTDYGLERWNIGQRLDRIGCELVRAESGHRAISMIARRCGFRDPTHFVRRFRAAYGTAPREWRRATMEDAAGPRLQLGLATSCHLARQRVQAEHGE is encoded by the coding sequence ATGCCGGACATCCACCTGATCCGTGCCCCGGAACAGGTGCGGACCGCGCCCGCACCGATGCTGGCGATCGCCGGGCAGGCAACGGCCGCTATCAGCAGGACAGCGAATACCGACTACGGCCTCGAGCGGTGGAACATCGGCCAGCGGCTGGATCGGATCGGCTGCGAACTCGTCCGCGCGGAGAGCGGACATCGGGCGATCTCGATGATCGCGCGCCGCTGCGGTTTTCGGGATCCCACGCATTTCGTCCGCCGCTTCCGCGCGGCGTACGGCACGGCACCCCGTGAGTGGCGGCGCGCGACCATGGAGGACGCAGCGGGCCCGCGACTACAGCTGGGGCTGGCTACTTCTTGCCATCTTGCCCGCCAGCGCGTCCAAGCCGAGCATGGCGAGTAG
- the dnaJ gene encoding molecular chaperone DnaJ, which yields MARDYYGLLGVAKNATDQEIKRAYRKLARELHPDVNPDEAAQARFKEVSTAYEVLSDPEKRRIVDMGGDPLESGGGGAGFTGAGFGGLGDVFEAFFGGMNSSGGQRKPRGRVQPGADSLLRTRLSLAECAVGVTKHLTVDTAILCDICHGAGTNGKSKPVRCETCGGAGEVQSVQRSFLGQVLTSRPCPTCRGAGETIPDPCHKCGGDGRVRARREIAAPIPAGVANGMRVRLAAQGEVGPGGGHAGDLYVEIVEQPHDVFVRDGDDLHCTIRVPMVDAALGTTVVIDTILDGPTELTIPPGTQPGEISVLRGHGMPRLRSGARGDLLAHLDIVVPTKLDAKTTDLLRNYKGLRTGERAEVMSAQSEHNSGLFARLRASFSGR from the coding sequence GTGGCACGGGACTACTACGGACTGCTCGGCGTCGCGAAGAACGCGACCGACCAGGAGATCAAGCGCGCCTACCGCAAGCTGGCGCGGGAACTCCACCCCGACGTCAACCCCGACGAGGCGGCGCAGGCCAGGTTCAAGGAAGTGTCGACCGCCTATGAGGTGCTGTCGGACCCGGAGAAGCGGCGCATCGTCGATATGGGCGGCGACCCGCTGGAATCCGGTGGTGGCGGCGCCGGCTTCACCGGCGCCGGTTTCGGCGGGCTCGGCGATGTATTCGAGGCGTTTTTCGGCGGCATGAACTCCTCCGGGGGGCAGCGCAAGCCGCGCGGCCGGGTGCAGCCGGGCGCCGACTCGCTGCTGCGGACCCGGCTGAGCCTGGCCGAATGCGCGGTCGGTGTCACCAAGCATCTGACCGTCGACACCGCCATCCTCTGCGATATCTGTCACGGCGCGGGCACCAACGGCAAGTCCAAGCCGGTGCGTTGCGAGACCTGTGGCGGTGCGGGTGAAGTCCAGTCCGTGCAGCGTTCGTTCCTGGGGCAGGTGCTGACCTCGCGGCCGTGTCCGACCTGTCGCGGCGCGGGCGAGACCATTCCGGATCCGTGCCACAAATGTGGCGGCGACGGCCGGGTGCGCGCCCGCCGCGAGATCGCCGCGCCGATTCCGGCCGGTGTCGCCAACGGCATGCGAGTGCGGCTGGCCGCGCAGGGCGAGGTCGGTCCCGGCGGTGGGCATGCGGGCGATCTGTACGTGGAGATCGTCGAGCAGCCGCATGATGTCTTCGTTCGTGACGGCGATGATCTGCACTGCACCATCCGGGTGCCGATGGTCGACGCCGCGCTCGGCACCACCGTCGTCATCGACACCATCCTGGACGGCCCGACCGAGCTGACCATCCCGCCGGGCACCCAGCCGGGTGAGATCTCGGTGCTGCGCGGCCACGGCATGCCGCGACTGCGCTCCGGCGCGCGCGGTGATCTGCTCGCGCATCTGGACATCGTGGTGCCGACCAAGCTGGACGCCAAGACGACCGATCTGCTGCGCAACTACAAGGGTCTGCGCACCGGTGAGCGCGCCGAGGTGATGTCGGCGCAGTCCGAGCACAACAGCGGCCTGTTCGCCCGGTTGCGGGCGTCGTTCAGCGGACGATAG
- the hemW gene encoding radical SAM family heme chaperone HemW, which translates to MNSAAAQIEAETPAVVLRDFGGGPFGIYIHVPFCATRCGYCDFNTYTAGELGTSASPQSWLEALRGELATAAEQFATLPSATPAVATIFVGGGTPSLLGGDGLAAVLDAVRANFTLAADAEVSTESNPESTAPEFFERIRAAGFTRVSLGMQSAAQHVLKVLDRTHTPGRAVAAAKEARAAGFEHVNLDLIYGTPGERDSDLDASLDAVLSAGVDHVSAYSLIVEDGTALARRVRRGELPAPEDDVLAARYERIDAGLTAAGLTWYEVSNWAAGDSARCRHNLGYWDGGDWLGAGPGAHSHLGGVRWWNVKHPARYADTVAHGGLPAAGWETLTADEQHTERVMLTIRLRTGLRLDELDASETATADRIIADGLAIRSGDRLILTDRGRLLADGVVRDLLT; encoded by the coding sequence GTGAATTCCGCCGCTGCCCAGATCGAAGCCGAGACGCCTGCCGTCGTGCTGCGCGATTTCGGCGGCGGGCCGTTCGGGATCTACATCCACGTGCCGTTCTGTGCGACACGCTGCGGGTATTGCGATTTCAACACCTATACCGCCGGCGAGCTCGGCACCTCGGCGTCGCCGCAGTCATGGCTCGAAGCGCTGCGCGGTGAGCTGGCGACGGCGGCCGAACAGTTCGCGACCCTGCCCTCGGCGACGCCCGCCGTGGCGACGATCTTCGTCGGCGGTGGCACCCCGTCCCTGCTCGGCGGTGACGGCCTGGCCGCCGTGCTCGATGCCGTGCGCGCGAACTTCACCCTCGCCGCCGATGCCGAGGTGAGCACCGAATCCAATCCAGAGTCCACCGCGCCGGAGTTCTTCGAGCGGATCCGCGCGGCCGGTTTCACCCGGGTCTCGCTCGGCATGCAGTCGGCGGCCCAGCACGTGCTGAAAGTGCTGGATCGCACCCATACACCGGGGCGCGCCGTCGCGGCCGCGAAGGAGGCCCGCGCGGCCGGATTCGAGCACGTGAACCTGGACCTGATCTACGGCACCCCGGGGGAGCGCGACAGCGATCTCGACGCGAGCCTGGACGCGGTGCTGAGTGCGGGCGTCGATCACGTCTCCGCCTACTCGCTCATCGTCGAGGACGGCACCGCACTGGCCCGCCGCGTCCGCCGCGGCGAACTGCCCGCGCCCGAGGACGACGTGCTCGCCGCCCGCTACGAGCGCATCGACGCCGGACTGACCGCCGCCGGACTCACCTGGTACGAGGTATCCAATTGGGCCGCAGGCGATTCCGCCCGCTGTCGCCACAACCTCGGTTACTGGGACGGCGGTGACTGGCTCGGCGCGGGGCCGGGCGCGCACAGCCACCTCGGCGGCGTTCGCTGGTGGAACGTGAAACACCCTGCGCGCTATGCCGATACGGTCGCCCACGGCGGACTGCCCGCCGCTGGCTGGGAAACCCTCACCGCCGACGAACAGCACACCGAACGAGTGATGCTCACCATCCGTCTGCGCACCGGCCTCCGGCTGGACGAACTCGACGCATCCGAGACCGCGACCGCCGACCGAATCATCGCCGACGGTCTGGCAATTCGATCAGGCGACCGTTTGATACTCACCGACCGTGGTCGGTTGCTCGCCGACGGCGTCGTCCGAGACCTGCTCACCTGA
- the hrcA gene encoding heat-inducible transcriptional repressor HrcA, with translation MSSTEDRRFEVLRAIVADYVATKEPIGSKTLVERHNLGVSSATVRNDMAVLEAEGYITQPHTSSGRIPTDKGYRQFVDRISEVKPLSPAERRAIMEFLESGVDLDDVLRRGVRLLAQLTRQVAVVQYPTVSASTVRHIEVVALNPARLLLVVITDTGRVDQRLVELGALVDDQDLAALRGMLGGAMDGKRLSDASAAVAELPERAPVRLKDVLVRVSTVLVETLVEHPEERLVLGGTANLTRNAADFVFPGSLRDVLEALEEQVIVLKLLAAAQHPGTITVRIGEETQVEQMRGTSVVSTGYGAAGAVLGGMGVLGPTRMDYPGTIASVAAVARYIGEVLAER, from the coding sequence ATGTCGAGCACCGAGGATCGGCGCTTCGAGGTCCTGCGTGCGATCGTCGCGGACTACGTCGCGACCAAGGAGCCGATCGGGTCCAAGACCCTGGTGGAGCGGCACAACCTCGGGGTGTCCAGTGCCACGGTCCGCAACGATATGGCGGTGCTGGAGGCCGAGGGCTACATCACTCAGCCGCACACCAGCTCCGGGCGCATTCCCACGGACAAGGGCTATCGGCAGTTCGTCGACCGGATCTCGGAGGTGAAGCCGCTCTCGCCCGCCGAGCGCCGGGCGATCATGGAGTTCCTGGAGTCCGGTGTCGATCTCGACGATGTGTTGCGCCGCGGCGTGCGCCTGCTGGCCCAGCTGACCCGTCAGGTCGCGGTCGTCCAGTACCCCACGGTCTCGGCCTCCACCGTGCGCCATATCGAGGTGGTCGCGCTGAATCCGGCGCGGCTGCTGCTGGTGGTGATCACCGATACCGGCCGCGTCGATCAACGCCTGGTCGAACTCGGTGCGCTCGTCGATGATCAGGACCTCGCCGCGCTGCGCGGGATGCTCGGGGGCGCGATGGACGGCAAGCGGCTGTCGGACGCCTCCGCGGCCGTCGCCGAACTGCCCGAGCGAGCCCCGGTGCGACTCAAGGATGTGCTCGTGCGGGTCTCGACTGTGCTGGTCGAGACGCTGGTCGAACATCCGGAGGAGCGTCTGGTGCTCGGTGGCACCGCCAATCTGACGCGCAATGCCGCCGACTTCGTATTCCCCGGTTCGCTGCGCGATGTGCTCGAGGCGCTGGAGGAGCAGGTGATCGTTTTGAAGCTGCTCGCGGCCGCGCAGCATCCGGGAACGATCACTGTGCGCATCGGGGAGGAGACCCAGGTCGAGCAGATGCGCGGGACCTCGGTAGTGTCGACCGGCTACGGCGCGGCCGGTGCGGTGCTCGGCGGCATGGGTGTGCTCGGCCCGACTCGCATGGACTACCCGGGGACCATCGCATCGGTCGCTGCCGTTGCCCGCTATATCGGTGAGGTGCTCGCGGAGCGCTGA
- a CDS encoding 16S rRNA (uracil(1498)-N(3))-methyltransferase, which produces MAATVFYLDDIPESGAIAILDGPEGRHAATVRRIRVGEPITLSDGNGLLAESEVVAAQKDRLELRILNRVLSAAARPRVTVVQALPKSDRSELAVELMTEAGADAIVPWQAARCIANWEAKAGKAVDKWRAAARTAARQSRRAYIPDVADLHRTRDLLDKIREIIAAGGIAVALHESGAARFVELPFDRATEIMLIVGPEGGLDDSELTAFAAAGADVTLLGPTVLRTSTAAAVALGALGALTSRW; this is translated from the coding sequence TTGGCCGCGACGGTCTTCTACCTCGACGACATCCCGGAGTCCGGCGCCATCGCGATCCTGGACGGCCCGGAGGGGCGCCACGCCGCGACGGTGCGCCGCATCCGGGTCGGCGAGCCGATCACCCTGTCCGACGGCAACGGTCTGCTCGCCGAATCGGAAGTCGTTGCGGCACAGAAGGATCGGCTGGAATTGCGGATCCTGAACCGGGTGCTGTCGGCCGCGGCTCGACCGCGGGTGACCGTGGTCCAGGCGCTGCCGAAGTCCGACCGTTCGGAGCTGGCGGTCGAGTTGATGACCGAGGCGGGCGCCGACGCCATCGTCCCGTGGCAGGCCGCCCGCTGCATCGCCAACTGGGAAGCCAAGGCGGGCAAGGCCGTCGACAAATGGCGCGCCGCCGCCCGCACGGCCGCGCGCCAATCCCGCCGTGCCTACATCCCCGATGTCGCCGATCTGCACCGCACCCGCGACCTGCTCGACAAGATCCGCGAGATCATCGCCGCGGGCGGAATCGCGGTGGCGCTACACGAATCCGGCGCCGCCCGCTTCGTCGAGCTGCCTTTCGACCGGGCCACCGAGATCATGCTCATCGTCGGCCCCGAAGGCGGCCTGGACGATTCAGAGCTCACCGCCTTCGCCGCCGCGGGCGCCGACGTAACCCTGCTCGGCCCCACCGTACTGCGTACCTCCACCGCCGCCGCCGTCGCTCTCGGCGCCTTGGGCGCGTTGACCTCCCGCTGGTAG
- a CDS encoding phosphoadenylyl-sulfate reductase, translating into MDRSCRRGRPTVNGRSSVTTDQVTTALPAKLSEAELRAITERGAAELDGASALELLRWTEDNFGTGYIVASNMQDGVLVHLAAQVHSGVDVLFLDTGYHFAETIGTRDAAEAVYGVNVINVRPENTVAEQDQLLGKDLFTRDPGECCRLRKVVPLQKSLAGYNAWVTGIRRVEAPTRANAPLISFDEAFGLVKINPIAAWSDDEMQAYIEQHGILVNPLVEEGYPSIGCAPCTRKPEPGSDPRSGRWAGLAKTECGLHQS; encoded by the coding sequence ATGGACCGTTCGTGCCGACGAGGCCGACCTACGGTGAATGGGAGATCAAGCGTGACAACGGATCAGGTAACGACGGCATTGCCCGCCAAACTCTCCGAGGCCGAACTGCGAGCGATCACCGAGCGTGGTGCCGCCGAGCTCGACGGCGCCTCGGCGCTGGAACTCCTGCGTTGGACCGAGGACAACTTCGGCACCGGCTATATCGTCGCCTCCAATATGCAGGACGGCGTGCTGGTTCATCTTGCGGCACAGGTGCATTCGGGTGTGGACGTGCTGTTCCTCGATACCGGATACCACTTCGCCGAGACCATCGGCACCCGGGACGCGGCGGAGGCCGTGTACGGCGTGAACGTGATCAATGTGCGGCCGGAAAACACTGTCGCCGAACAGGATCAACTGCTCGGCAAGGATCTGTTCACGCGCGATCCCGGTGAGTGCTGCCGGTTGCGCAAAGTTGTGCCGCTGCAGAAGTCGCTCGCCGGCTACAACGCCTGGGTCACCGGCATCCGCCGGGTGGAAGCGCCGACCCGGGCCAACGCACCGCTCATCTCGTTCGACGAGGCGTTCGGACTGGTGAAGATCAACCCGATCGCCGCCTGGTCCGATGACGAGATGCAGGCCTACATCGAACAGCACGGCATCCTCGTCAATCCCTTGGTGGAGGAGGGATATCCGTCCATCGGCTGCGCTCCGTGCACCCGGAAGCCGGAGCCGGGATCCGATCCGCGAAGCGGCCGTTGGGCCGGCCTCGCCAAGACCGAATGCGGGTTGCATCAGTCATGA
- a CDS encoding SgcJ/EcaC family oxidoreductase — translation MLPGAMGTGKATYQVEHVLFIRPDVAAVKVVQRYFDGDGQLSGEGSPMYVMAKQDGRWLLTANQNTAVAD, via the coding sequence GTGCTGCCGGGCGCGATGGGCACCGGCAAAGCGACCTACCAGGTCGAGCACGTGCTGTTCATCCGTCCCGATGTCGCCGCGGTCAAGGTCGTCCAGCGCTACTTCGACGGTGACGGCCAGCTCTCCGGCGAAGGCTCGCCGATGTACGTCATGGCCAAGCAAGACGGTCGCTGGCTGCTGACCGCCAATCAGAACACCGCCGTCGCCGACTGA